One part of the Malus sylvestris chromosome 2, drMalSylv7.2, whole genome shotgun sequence genome encodes these proteins:
- the LOC126594289 gene encoding protein CONTINUOUS VASCULAR RING 1-like isoform X1 — MGDEKSSSSNVMASRDREPRDRKLLIPLADSGDEDALSKPSSSSSSSHHTGRETFSKVVRSWASKKFMTGWWAFLSSGSYFVQIMFICNTIFCLILCV; from the exons ATGGGCGATGAGAAGTCCTCGTCTTCGAACGTAATGGCGAGCAGAGACAGGGAACCGCGAGATCGTAAGCTTCTCATTCCGCTGGCGGACTCCGGCGACGAAGATGCATTGTCCAAACCCTCctcgtcttcctcctcctcccacCACACCGGCCGCGAG ACGTTTTCCAAAGTTGTTAGAAGTTGGGCATCAAAAAAGTTCATGACAGGATGGTGGGCATTTCTTTCTTCTGGCTCCTATTTCGTTCAAATCATGTTCATATGCAATACTATTTTCTGTTTGATACTGTGTGTGTAA
- the LOC126594289 gene encoding protein CONTINUOUS VASCULAR RING 1-like isoform X2, with protein MGDEKSSSSNVMASRDREPRDRKLLIPLADSGDEDALSKPSSSSSSSHHTGRETFSKVVRSWASKKFMTGWQRNSWIR; from the exons ATGGGCGATGAGAAGTCCTCGTCTTCGAACGTAATGGCGAGCAGAGACAGGGAACCGCGAGATCGTAAGCTTCTCATTCCGCTGGCGGACTCCGGCGACGAAGATGCATTGTCCAAACCCTCctcgtcttcctcctcctcccacCACACCGGCCGCGAG ACGTTTTCCAAAGTTGTTAGAAGTTGGGCATCAAAAAAGTTCATGACAGGATG GCAAAGGAATAGTTGGATACGATAA
- the LOC126594289 gene encoding protein CONTINUOUS VASCULAR RING 1-like isoform X3 — translation MGDEKSSSSNVMASRDREPRDRKLLIPLADSGDEDALSKPSSSSSSSHHTGRETFSKVVRSWASKKFMTGCLGKRRC, via the exons ATGGGCGATGAGAAGTCCTCGTCTTCGAACGTAATGGCGAGCAGAGACAGGGAACCGCGAGATCGTAAGCTTCTCATTCCGCTGGCGGACTCCGGCGACGAAGATGCATTGTCCAAACCCTCctcgtcttcctcctcctcccacCACACCGGCCGCGAG ACGTTTTCCAAAGTTGTTAGAAGTTGGGCATCAAAAAAGTTCATGACAGGATG CTTGGGTAAGAGACGTTGCTAG